GCTCGGCCACCGTTTCCGTGAGCCCATCGGACGGCCCGTCGTAGACCACCCGGCCGGCCCGGAGGCCCACGACCCGCCGTCCGTACAGGCGCGCCAGCTCGAGAACGTGGAGCGACGTCACCACGGTGAGGCCGTCCTCCTCGCTGATCCGGCGCAGCAGCGCGAGTACTGTATGCGCGAGGGCCGGATCGAGGCTCGCCATGGGCTCGTCGGCGAGGAGAACTCGCGGGTCCTGCACGAGCGCGCGCGCGATGGCCACGCGCTGCTGCTGTCCGCCGGACAGCGTGTCGACACGACGGCCGCCCAGGCCCTGGAGCCCCACGCGCTCGAGCACGGCGTGCGCGCGCGTGACGTCTGCGGCCGGGAAGAGCGCCAGCAGCGAACGGAGGGTGGGGACGCGTGCGAGCCGGCCCACGAGCACGTTCTCGAGCACGCTGAGCCTCCGCAGCAGATTGAACTGCTGGAATACGAAGCCGATTCCCGCTCGGATACGGCGCAGCTCGTCGGCCGAGGCGCCGCCCACGAAGACGCCGTCCACCGAGACGTCGCCCGCCGTCGGCACGACCAGCCCGTTCAAGCAGCGGAGCAACGTGGATTTGCCGGCGCCGCTCGGGCCGATGAGCGCGACGAACTCACCGGCCGGAAGGTCGAGATCGATCCCGTCGAGCCCCACCGTGCCTCCGGGATAGACCTTCCGGAGGCCGCGGACACGAATCACCCGCGCCGCCCCGCCGTGAGGTGGAAATGGAGGTGGTAGACCACCTGACCCCCCTCAGGGCCGACGTTGCAGCTCACGCGATAGCCACGCTCGCCGTAGCCCGTCTTCTCGCCCAGGAGGCGCGCCGCCTGGATGCAGCGGCCCACCACCGCAGTGTCCTCAGGGGCCAGCCGCGCGATCGACTCGATGTGACGCTTGGGAACGATCAGCAGATGGACGGGGGCTTTCGGATAAATGTCCTTGAAGGCAAGGACCTCGTCGTCCTCGAACTCGATGTCCGCCGGCGTCTGGCGTGCGACGATGCGACAGAAGACGCAGTCCGCGCTCACGCACCCTCCTGACTGGTGTATACTCACGAGCCGCGGCGCTGCTCGACCGCGACGATTCCCGCGCCAAGGAGATATTGATGGGTACGTGTCCCAAGTGCAAGCTGCGGATCCGCCGGAACGGCAACCACATCAAGCTCGGCACGGTGTGGCTGCACAAGATCTGTCCGGCACGGTCCGCTGTCGTCAAGGTCGCCGCCGCGGCGAAGCTTGCGGCCCAAGCCCAGCCCGCCGGTGCCCCGAAGCGTGTCACACGGCGGGCCACCGCCGCGCCGAAGCGTGCCGCGAAGCCTGCCCGCACCAAGCGGACCTGATCCCCCGCTCCCGCCTCCTCGGCCTTCATTCGCGCTACTCGCCCAGGATC
This region of Candidatus Methylomirabilota bacterium genomic DNA includes:
- a CDS encoding histidine triad nucleotide-binding protein — its product is MSADCVFCRIVARQTPADIEFEDDEVLAFKDIYPKAPVHLLIVPKRHIESIARLAPEDTAVVGRCIQAARLLGEKTGYGERGYRVSCNVGPEGGQVVYHLHFHLTAGRRG
- the phnC gene encoding phosphonate ABC transporter ATP-binding protein; protein product: MIRVRGLRKVYPGGTVGLDGIDLDLPAGEFVALIGPSGAGKSTLLRCLNGLVVPTAGDVSVDGVFVGGASADELRRIRAGIGFVFQQFNLLRRLSVLENVLVGRLARVPTLRSLLALFPAADVTRAHAVLERVGLQGLGGRRVDTLSGGQQQRVAIARALVQDPRVLLADEPMASLDPALAHTVLALLRRISEEDGLTVVTSLHVLELARLYGRRVVGLRAGRVVYDGPSDGLTETVAERIFESRAA